A single Nomascus leucogenys isolate Asia chromosome 14, Asia_NLE_v1, whole genome shotgun sequence DNA region contains:
- the IL1R2 gene encoding interleukin-1 receptor type 2 — protein sequence MFRLYVLVMGVSAFTLQPASHTGAAGSCRFRGRHYKREFRLEGEPVALRCPQVPYWLWASVSPRINLTWHKNDSVRTVPGEEETRMWAQDGALWLLPALQEDSGTYVCITRNASHCDKMSIELRVFENTDASLPFISYPQILTLSTSGVLVCPDLSEFTRDKTDVKIQWYKDSLLLDKDNEKFLSVRGTTHLLVHDVALEDAGYYRCVLTFAHEGQQYNITRSIELRIKKKKEETIPVIISPLKTISASLGSRLTIPCKVFLGTGTPLTTMLWWTANGTHIESAYRGGRVTEGPRQEYSENNENYIEVPLIFDPVTREDLHMDFKCVVRNTLSFQTLRTIVKEASSTFSWGIVLAPLSLAFLVLGGIWMHRRCKHRTGKADGLTVLWPRHQDFQSYPK from the exons ATGTTCCGCTTGTACGTGTTGGTAATGGGAGTTTCTGCCTTCACCCTTCAGCCTGCGTCTCACACAG GGGCTGCCGGAAGCTGCCGGTTTCGCGGGAGGCATTACAAGCGGGAGTTCAGGCTGGAAGGGGAGCCTGTGGCCCTGAGGTGCCCCCAGGTGCCCTACTGGTTGTGGGCCTCTGTCAGCCCCCGCATCAACCTGACATGGCATAAAAATGACTCTGTTAGGACGGTCCCAGGAGAAGAAGAGACACGGATGTGGGCCCAGGACGGTGCTCTGTGGCTTCTGCCAGCCTTGCAGGAGGACTCTGGCACCTATGTCTGCATTACTAG AAATGCTTCTCACTGTGACAAAATGTCCATTGAGCTCAGAGTTTTTGAGAATACAGATGCTTCCCTGCCGTTCATCTCATACCCGCAAATTTTAACCTTGTCAACTTCTGGGGTATTAGTGTGCCCTGACCTGAGTGAATTCACCCGTGACAAAACTGACGTGAAGATTCAATGGTACAAG GATTCTCTTCTTTTGGATAAAGACAATGAGAAATTTCTAAGTGTGAGGGGGACCACTCACTTACTCGTACATGATGTGGCCCTGGAAGATGCGGGCTATTACCGCTGTGTCCTGACATTTGCCCATGAAGGCCAGCAATACAACATCACTAGGAGTATTGAGCTACGCATCAAGA aaaaaaaagaggagaccATTCCTGTGATCATTTCCCCGCTCAAGACCATATCAGCTTCTCTGG GGTCAAGACTGACAATCCCGTGTAAGGTGTTTCTGGGAACCGGCACACCCTTAACCACCATGCTGTGGTGGACGGCCAATGGCACCCACATAGAGAGTGCCTACCGGGGAGGCCGCGTGACCGAGGGGCCACGCCA ggaatattcagaaaataatgaGAACTACATTGAAGTGCCATTGATTTTTGATCCTGTCACAAGAGAGGATTTGCACATGGATTTTAAATGTGTTGTCCGTAATACCCTGAGTTTTCAGACGCTACGCACCATAGTCAAGGaag CCTCTTCCACGTTCTCCTGGGGCATTGTGCTGGCCCCACTTTCACTGGCCTTCTTGGTTTTGGGGGGAATATGGATGCACAGACGGTGCAAACACAGAACTGGAAAAGCAGATGGTCTGACTGTGCTGTGGCCTCGTCATCAAGACTTTCAATCCTATCCCAAGTAA